The sequence GGGACTACCCGAGAGGTAGACCCAAATCTCGACGATGGAGTGTTTCTCAGTCATGGGATGATTTCTCTAAACTCAGAAAGCGAACCACAATAGCCGCAGAGGCAATCGTCAGAATCACGCTACCCACCAAAGCGCAAATAATCGCCAATGCATTTGCCTTCAATTGAGGCAAAAATAGGACTACTCCAACTGCGGCTGGCACAAATAGGATGCCAAAATATTGACTAAAGCCATCGGCGACCATTGCTAAATCCGCATTAATTCCCTTGCGCAAGACCAGCCAAAGGATGAGTAAAACGAGACCAATCACCGGCCCAGGCAGAGTGGGTAAGGCGAACTGTGAAATCAGCTCACCGATACCTTGAAATAGCAGAATTTGTACTAGACCCCAGATCATGATGAGATCTTACAGGTCGATGATTGTTGCACCGCAATATCATATTTATTGTTTAAGATAAGACCACTTAAAGTAGGGCTTCTATATAGTTCTGCGAAAAGCACTTTCAGAAAAACAGAGTATTCAATTAGGGTCAATCCACAGGAGATAACGAATGGCTAATTTAAATATCAACGGCAAAAAATATGCGGTGGATGTCGATCCAGATACCCCCTTGCTATGGGTCATTCGTGAACAAGTGGGTTTGACCGGTACTAAATACGGTTGCGGTATCGGTGCCTGCGGCGCTTGTACAGTTTTATTTGAAGGCCAGGCGATGCGCAGCTGCTCTTTACCGGTCTCTGCTGCTGAAGGCAAGAAGATCGAAACGATTGAGAGCTTGGAGAAGAGTGGCCAGCTTTCGAAGATTCAGAAAGCATGGGTAGAAAAGCAAGTTCCTCAGTGTGGATATTGTCAGTCCGGTATGGTGATGGCGACTACAGCACTGCTGCGTAATAATCCTAACCCAAGCGACGAACAAATCAATGCATCGGTATCGAATATTTGCCGTTGCGGTACCTTCCAACAAGTTCGTGATGCCATTCACGCAGTAATTAAGGCTTAAGGGAAAAAAATGACTATCAATACAACAAACCCTTCCCGTAGAAGTTTCATTGTCGGTTCAGCAGCGATTGCAACCGGCATTGCTATTGGTTTCGACTTAGATTTCATGGCTTCAGCAAATGCTGCTGAGGGCTCTGGCATGACCTCTATGGCGCCACTCTCAGCACCTGAGATTGGAGTCTGGGTGGTAGTCAAGCCCAATGACGATGTCGTCGTTCGTGTGGTTCGCTCGGAAATGGGTCAGGGCACTATTACCGGTTTAGCCCAGATGGTTGCAGAAGAATTGCAATGCGACTGGAAAAAAGTCAGCTATGAATACCCATCACCAAGCGAGAGTCTGCGTCGCAAACAGGCTTGGGGTAGTTTCTCGACCGGCGGAAGCCGTGGTATTCGTACCTCAGAGCAGTATGTTCGTAAGGGTGGTGCAGCAGCCCGAATGATGTTGACGCAAGCAGCAGCAAATCAGTGGGGCGTTCCTGTTTCTGAATGCGCGGCCTTGAACAGCGTAATTACCCACACCCCATCTGGTCGCAAGACAACTTTTGGTAAGGTCTCGGTAGCGGCTTCACAACTGGCAGTACCTACTGATATTCCATTAAAAGATCCAAAGGACTGGACCTTAATTGGTAAGCCAATGAATCGCATCGATGGTGTGGCTGATAAAGTTACGGGTCGCCAGATCTACGCGATAGATTTAACAATGCCCGGCATGTTGGTTGCCAATATTCGTCAGTCTCCAGTATTTGGTGGCAAGGTGAAAAGCTATGACGCTGCTAAAGCAATGAGTATGAAGGGCGTTCGTAAAGTCGTTCCCGTTGGAGATTCTGCTGTAGCAGTCGTAGCCGATACTTTTTGGCAAGCCAAAACGGCGATGGATAAGGTCGATATTGTTTGGGACAGTGGTTCCAATACCAAAGTCTCTAGCGCCTCGATTCGGAAGATGTTTGAGGAGGGCCTGAATGCCGATGACACCTTTAAACATAACAGTAATGGTGATACCAAGGCAGCTATTGCCAGCGCTAGTAAAGTGATTCAGGCCACTTACTCTTACCCATTCTTGAATCACGCCACGCTTGAGCCCATGAATGCCACTGCTAAGTGGACACCTGAGCGTTGTGAGGCTTGGGTTCCAACCCAGGATGGTGAAGCTTCATTGGCTGCTGTGATTGCAGCATCTGGCTTGCCGGCTGAAAAATGCGAAGTTTATAAGGTCAATATCGGTGGCGGCTTTGGTCGTCGTGGCGCCTTCCAGGACTATGCGGTGCAAGCAGTAACGATTGCTAAGCAGATGCCTGGCACTCCGATCAAATTGATCTGGACCCGTGAAGAAGATATGACCCAGGGTCGCTATCACCCAGCGACGATGGCTAAATTGACAGCGGCGATCGACGATAAGAAGAATGTCACTGCGCTCAATATCCGTATCTCAGGCCAGTCGATTCTGGCTGCAGTTCGCCCATTTATTTTGGAGGCTAACCAAGGAAAAGACCCAGCAGTATTTCAAGGCTACGACCCACAAGGTGAGCATGGCTTTGGCTATAGCTTCGATAATTTAAATGTGGATCACGCAATGCGCAATACCCATGTTCCCCCAGGCTTCTGGCGTGGTGTGAACGTCAACCAAAACGCTATCTATATCGAAACCTTTATGGATGAGTTAGCAGAAGCAGTCGGTATGGATGCTGTTCAGTTCCGCCTCAAGCATATGCAAAAGTATCCTCGCAATATGGCGGTACTCAAAGCAGCTGCTGACGGAATTGGTTGGACTAAGCCTGCAGCTCCTGGTGTACATCGGGGAATTGCACAGATTAAAGCGTACGGTAGCTATGTTGCCGCAGCCTGTGAACTCTCGGTCAAGAATGGTAACGAAGTGAAGATTCATCGCATCGTTGCAGCAACTGATCCAAGTTATGTAGTTAATCCTGCTCAGATCGAGCGCCAAGTGGCCGGTTCATTTGTATATGGCCTGTCTGCACTCTTCGAAGAAGAAATCACGATCGAGAATGGTGCTGTTGTTCAGAAGAACTTTGATACCTTTAACTCGATTCGTTTAGGCCAAATGCCTAAGGTGGAAACCATCTTGATTCAGGGCGGTGGAAGCGAGTGGGGCGGTGTTGGTGAACCTACGATTGCAGTTGCTGCACCAGCAGTATTAAATGCAATTTACCGTGCTACTGGCAAACGCTATCGGGATGTGCCTCTGAAAAATAGCGGTATTAAGTTGGTTTAATTCAGCTCAGCCATTTTTTAGAAGTTTGTATGAGAACAGGGCGTGCACTAGTAATCTGTTTACTAGTCACGCTCTTTTTCTTAGGCCATTCGAAGTTGGTATCTGCCGTCACGATTACCAACGGCGCTATTAACGACCCTTTATCAGATCAAGTGGGTGACCCCATTCGCGGGCGCGCTATTGTATTGAGTCGGCAAACTGGCTTATGTATCTTGTGCCATAACGGCCCTTTTCCGGAGGAGCAATTTCAGGGAAACTTGGCGCCTGAATTAGGCGCAAGCGTAAGCCACTACACTGCCGCACAACTGAGAGCTCGTCTAGTGAATCCTGCTTATTTCAATCCTAATACTATCATGCCTGCGTATTATCAAACAGTAGGCCTGACTCGCGTCGCACCTAAATATGCTGGTCAGACGATACTATCTGGACAAGAGATAGAAGATGTCATTGCTTTTTTAGAGACCATGAAAAGTCAGAACACAAAATGAAGTACATCACTAAGCAGAAAGCAGAAAGACGCACCTGGCTTACTAGAGTATTACTACTGGGGGTTTCTGTCTGTCTTCATCCCTTATCGGCTCTGGCTAAAAAGCCTGAGGCTTTAGAGGCTATTCAAAAAATTGTTGGTTCAAATACTTTAAATGAGGGTAAGGTCAAGCTCGTTCTTCCCCCATTGATTGAGAACGGTAATCTGGTTGTTCTCAAAGTGGGCGTCGATAATCCAATGACAGAACAAAATTATGTCAAAGCGATTCATATCATTGCAGAAGGTAATCCTTTGCCCAATGTCTTTAGCGCCTATTTAACACCACGTTCGGGTACTGCCAACATCACAACTCGAGTACGCTTGGCAGAGTCACAAAAAGTCTGGGCGATTGCCCAGTTGAGCGATGGTAGTTTTTGGCAAAGTTCTGTTCAAACCATGGTGACCACTTCTGCTTGTACGGAGGAGCCATGAGTAAAACCTCTCGCACTGTCATCACCATGCCAGATAAAGCCAAGCGGGGCGAAATTATCGAGATTCGGGCAATTGCCCAACACGATATGGAGACCGGCTTTCGATATGACCAAAACGGTAAACGTATACCGCGCGACATTATCAGAAGCTTCACTTGTTCTTATGGTGGTGTTGAGGTCTTCAAAGCCGACTTTTATCCAGGGGTTGGTGCCAATCCCATGGTGATCTTCAGCACTATTGCGACAGAGAGTGGAACCCTCCAGTTTGAGTGGACTGGTGATGATGGCTACGAAGCTCTGAACCAAGCTCAGATTACGGTTACGTGAGAATCGTCCAAATCATTGTCTGTTGTATCGGTATAACTAGTACCTATCTAGTCACTGCTGAGGCACAAACTTCTGCAAGACAGTCGGGTTATCAATCGATGTCTGCAGAAAACCAAGCCTTACAAGATGATCCCAGCGCCAATCCTGCTGTATTTTGGTTAATGGATGGTCAAACACTTTGGAAAGATTCGGCTGGACCTAAGCAAAAGTCTTGCGCCTCCTGTCATGGTGATTCTGGTCAATCCATGAAGGGTGTGGCAACCCACTACCCGAAGGTGATGAGCGGAAAATTGCAAACCCTGGAGGGGCAAATCAATCAATGTCGTGCATTCAATCAAGGTCTACCTCAGTTTGCCTATGAGAGTAAGCAGCTCTTGGCGCTTACCGCTTTTGTAGCCAACCAATCAAAAGGTTTGCCTATAGATGTTCAGAAAACAGCAAATAATCAATCTGATCTGAAAAAGGGCCATGACTGGTTCTATCAACGTATGGGTCAACTCAATCTCTCGTGTGCTCAGTGTCATGAAGAACGCGCCGGTTTGAAGCTAGGAGGCAGCATCATTCCACAAGCGCATCCTACTGGGTATCCAATCTATCGTATTGAATGGCAAAGCTTGGGCTCATTAGAACGTCGTCTACGCAACTGTATGAGTGGGGTACGCGCTCAGCCTTTTGAATATGGCTCTACTGAGATGGCGCAGTTAGAGCTCTATTTAATGTGGCGCGCGAGAGGTATGCCTCTCGAGACGCCTGCAGTTCGCCCTTAGTCTGAGAAAACGACTGAAGTAGCTCCGTTATTCAAGACGCGGTCATGCAAGTAATAGCGGAGTGCGCGGGAGAGCACTGTGCGCTCCAGATCGCGACCCTTACGTACTAAATCATCTGGGGTATCACCATGAGTGACTCGAGTGACGTCTTGCTCAATGATGGGGCCTTCATCTAAATCGCTAGTCACAAAGTGTGCAGTAGCACCAATCAGCTTAATGCCCCGCGCATGGGCTTGGTGATAGGGTTTAGCGCCTTTGAAGCTGGGTAAGAATGAGTGATGCACATTAATGCAACGCCCCGTTAATTCTTTAGAAAGATGATCAGACAGAATTTGCATATAGCGCGCCAAAATGACCATATCTACTTTTTCTTTGGCGATGATGTCGAGCAACTTCGCTTCTTGTTCGGGCTTGTTTTCTGGTGTGACAGGCAGGTGATAAAAAGGAATATCAAAGAAGTCGATGCTCGAGTACACCTCGCGAGGGTGATTGGAAACAATGCCACAAATAATCATAGGTAGTTCACCAATACGCCAGCGATACAGCAGATCAACTAGACAATGATCTAGCTTTGAAGCCATGATCAATACCCGCTTGAGATCTTTAACTGCCCGCAAGTTCCAGATCAACTCAAAGCGTTTTGCAATCTCAACAAAGCCAGCTCTCAGTGTGGCAGCTTCCACTGGGCAGCTAAAGCTTACCCGCATGAAGAATCGTTTAGAAGCCTTATCGTCAAATTGCTGAGCTTCTTCAATATCGCCGCCAGCTTGGAATATATAGGTCGAGACTGCAGCAACAATACCGGGTTTATTGGGGCAGGTGAGGGTGAGGTAGTAGTTTTCAGATGTCATAGAACGATTTTAGACCCTAGAGATCAATTTAGTTGGGCTTAGCAGGATTTTCAGTTGGAGCAATATCCGCCGGGCCAAAGTAAAACTCACTTTTGTCCGTGATGGGTGGGAACTCTTTATCGATGCAGATGGGTTTTGAATCCACCACATTTAAAAAATTACATTCTTTTTTAGTTGCGGCAGAAGCAGCATGCTCCAGTGGAGATTTACCGGTGGCTACCGAAGTTGCCACGCTAGCAGTGGTTATGGGGTAGGTAGCTGCTGTAGCAGTCGCAGTGCTTCCTGCAGAGCTGCCAATGGCCGCAAGTGGAGCGGCGCAAGCATTCAGTAGAGCAATTAAAAGTAGAGAGGCGCAAACTCTGCTGATCAGAGTTTGATCGATACGAGGATTACTTGTTGCGACACGCAACATTAAATACCCCAGCTTGCCAGGAGTTTTGCGGTACTGGCTCATATGGACTATCTGGCGTTGGGTTAGTAGAAACCAGTGTGCCACCACCATTTTTGCCACCAAATTCTTTGAATTCAATTGGGCGATAAGTTGCATTTGAGCAGTTGAATTCATTTAAGCCAATGATTGAACTTACTGGCGCCTTGGTTTGTTGATTTTCTCCAGGCTTCTTGAAATTCAACATTGACATTATTTGGGCTTTGTCACCACTACGTTGCAATGTATCGACGTCTACTGAGACACTCATGAGTTCGTTGTAACCAAGTTCTTGCCAGGCAGCTAGAGCACTCATCATGGGCAAGAGTGAGAGGGTGGTACAGATCGTGATAAATGATAGTTTTTTCATGGCGATTTCTAATGATGAACAGTAATATGCCTATTCTAAACAGGCTCAATGACGCTCAGCTCATTTTTAGCGGTGGTTTAATTCGAGCTGGCGATCGATCTTCTCAGGTTTCATCTGCAAAGGCAGGTACTGCCCATTGGCCCAAAGCGCCTGCATATTGCGATAACGCTGGCTTTGAACCCAGCCCGATTGACCGGTCTGGTAAATAAATAGGGACTTTTCTAGATTCGATAAATCATATATTGCCCGCAAGCTGGGGGCTTGCTTGGTTTCATAGGGATTTGCTGATTTAATCAACTCTAAGCGTCCAACATTAATGGTGTAGTTATCACCCGGAAAAGGAGCTTCAAGATCAAAGATTTTAGCCAAGAAAGGGACTTGGCTAAAGGGGCGGTGTTCGGAGACGGCAATATGGGCTTTACCCCAAACCCAATTCTTGGGGTCATTGCCAAATTGTTTGCTGAGCTGATCTAGGGCCTTATCAAATGCAATATTGGCAGCATCTGCGCAGCTTTCCTTTTGATCGGTCTTGGAGTTGTCACACCAAGAACTATCTGGATTTTGGAGTTGTAACAACAGCGCTTGTCTAAAGCTACGTGGACCATAGTATTGAGTAAACAAATCCCCCAAACGCCCAAAGAGTTGACGCGTCAGTTGATCAGCCCAGGCACTGAAGACGAGCGCTCCAACACTATCCTTCTTCATATCACCATCAAAGTCTTTGGTGAGGAGTTGTACTTGCGCTGCCAGTGGATGCTTAGATTGAATCGATTTAAATAGACCAAGCATCGGTGTATTACCCAGGGAAAGCGTATCTGCCTGCATGGTCTTCATACTTTCCATATTGTGAATATCTTTTGCTTTAATCAACTGAACGATGCGGTCATAACGTGCCGGAAAGTCCCAGTCAGCAGTAAGCGGGTTGGGATTATTGCTTGCAATAATTTCTTGGTTGGCTGTGGCGATCCAACCTTGCTCAGGATTGGTGCTGGCAGGGAGTTGCTCGAACGGTACGTAGCCAGTCCAGTCATATTGCTTGTCCCAGCCTGGTGCTGGCGCAACACCATAAAGACCTTGATACAAAATTCTCTTTGGAGCCATACCCGCAGCCTGGTATGCAATATTACCGTCGAGATCGGCTAACACCACATTTTGCATCGGAGCATAGTTTTGTCGCAAGGCCTTTCTGAACTCATCAATGCTGGTAGCACGATTCATTTCAAGCAGACCAGCGACGGATTGATTTTCATCATCGAGCGCAGTCCAGCGCAAAGCAATTGCAAACTTATCGGTGTTGATGAGGTCCTTGAGTTTTGAAAAACTATCTGAAATCACCGGACCGTGACGTGTCTCTTTAACCAAGAAGCGCACTGGCTCAGCATCCTTGACATCAATAATCTCTTGACGGACCTTAAAGGGGAGTTGCTTATCTGGGCCACGATACATCACGGGATTTTTTGCATCAATCTGTTCGATGTAAAGATCTTGTACATCGGGATTGGTATTGGTGAAGCTCCACGCTAGCTTGTCTGTTCTGCCCAAAATCACTGCTGGAATACCGGGCAGTGTGCCACCAATGACATTGAGGCCAGGCGCCTCAAGATGAGCAAAGTACCAGACAGAGGGTGCGGATAAGCCAAGGTGCGGATCATTTGCTAGGAGGGGTTTGCCAGTATCGGTATGTTTACCGGCAATGGCCCAGTTGTTCGAGCCGATACCTTCCTTGCCACCTGGAAAATATTCCATAGCCATTTTCATGGTCGGACTGATTGGGGCTTTACTTTGCTGCTCTTGCTGTTTTTGCTTATAGATGCCCATGTCTTGATACAACTTGGCAAAGTCCATTTTTGTGACTTGCTCGCCAGAGTCATAGGGCGGCATAACTTCCCAGATCTGTTTAGTGCTGAGATATTGTGAGAGTTCAAAGCGTTGTACCTCACGTTGCCAATTGCCACCCAGATCCAAATCCATCATTAGCATCCAGGCTAGACTATCACTCGGAGTCCAATAGCCTGGTTTTGATGCTGTTAGAAAGTATTCAATGGGTAAAGCCCAACCCAATTGCGCATTGCCGGTATTGACGCCGTCAGCATAAGCTTGCAATAAACGTTTAGCTTCAACCGGGTATCGATCGAACTGTCTCTCAGCAGCATGTTTAATACCCAGGGTTCGTAAAAAGTGATCAACTGGAACGGTTTCGCCCCCAAGAATTTCTGAGAGGCGAC comes from Polynucleobacter paneuropaeus and encodes:
- a CDS encoding SoxY-related AACIE arm protein, with the translated sequence MKYITKQKAERRTWLTRVLLLGVSVCLHPLSALAKKPEALEAIQKIVGSNTLNEGKVKLVLPPLIENGNLVVLKVGVDNPMTEQNYVKAIHIIAEGNPLPNVFSAYLTPRSGTANITTRVRLAESQKVWAIAQLSDGSFWQSSVQTMVTTSACTEEP
- a CDS encoding penicillin acylase family protein, which gives rise to MKRFFEFKGFTPFLRVALMILGATLAIAAFAIVFYLLSAQSNISGKRSFRGIDDKVLITFDEADIPHIKANNSADALFALGYLHATERSWQMEMNRRIASGRLSEILGGETVPVDHFLRTLGIKHAAERQFDRYPVEAKRLLQAYADGVNTGNAQLGWALPIEYFLTASKPGYWTPSDSLAWMLMMDLDLGGNWQREVQRFELSQYLSTKQIWEVMPPYDSGEQVTKMDFAKLYQDMGIYKQKQQEQQSKAPISPTMKMAMEYFPGGKEGIGSNNWAIAGKHTDTGKPLLANDPHLGLSAPSVWYFAHLEAPGLNVIGGTLPGIPAVILGRTDKLAWSFTNTNPDVQDLYIEQIDAKNPVMYRGPDKQLPFKVRQEIIDVKDAEPVRFLVKETRHGPVISDSFSKLKDLINTDKFAIALRWTALDDENQSVAGLLEMNRATSIDEFRKALRQNYAPMQNVVLADLDGNIAYQAAGMAPKRILYQGLYGVAPAPGWDKQYDWTGYVPFEQLPASTNPEQGWIATANQEIIASNNPNPLTADWDFPARYDRIVQLIKAKDIHNMESMKTMQADTLSLGNTPMLGLFKSIQSKHPLAAQVQLLTKDFDGDMKKDSVGALVFSAWADQLTRQLFGRLGDLFTQYYGPRSFRQALLLQLQNPDSSWCDNSKTDQKESCADAANIAFDKALDQLSKQFGNDPKNWVWGKAHIAVSEHRPFSQVPFLAKIFDLEAPFPGDNYTINVGRLELIKSANPYETKQAPSLRAIYDLSNLEKSLFIYQTGQSGWVQSQRYRNMQALWANGQYLPLQMKPEKIDRQLELNHR
- a CDS encoding surface-adhesin E family protein, coding for MKKLSFITICTTLSLLPMMSALAAWQELGYNELMSVSVDVDTLQRSGDKAQIMSMLNFKKPGENQQTKAPVSSIIGLNEFNCSNATYRPIEFKEFGGKNGGGTLVSTNPTPDSPYEPVPQNSWQAGVFNVACRNK
- a CDS encoding CidA/LrgA family protein, coding for MIWGLVQILLFQGIGELISQFALPTLPGPVIGLVLLILWLVLRKGINADLAMVADGFSQYFGILFVPAAVGVVLFLPQLKANALAIICALVGSVILTIASAAIVVRFLSLEKSSHD
- a CDS encoding (2Fe-2S)-binding protein, which produces MANLNINGKKYAVDVDPDTPLLWVIREQVGLTGTKYGCGIGACGACTVLFEGQAMRSCSLPVSAAEGKKIETIESLEKSGQLSKIQKAWVEKQVPQCGYCQSGMVMATTALLRNNPNPSDEQINASVSNICRCGTFQQVRDAIHAVIKA
- the purU gene encoding formyltetrahydrofolate deformylase encodes the protein MTSENYYLTLTCPNKPGIVAAVSTYIFQAGGDIEEAQQFDDKASKRFFMRVSFSCPVEAATLRAGFVEIAKRFELIWNLRAVKDLKRVLIMASKLDHCLVDLLYRWRIGELPMIICGIVSNHPREVYSSIDFFDIPFYHLPVTPENKPEQEAKLLDIIAKEKVDMVILARYMQILSDHLSKELTGRCINVHHSFLPSFKGAKPYHQAHARGIKLIGATAHFVTSDLDEGPIIEQDVTRVTHGDTPDDLVRKGRDLERTVLSRALRYYLHDRVLNNGATSVVFSD
- the soxX gene encoding sulfur oxidation c-type cytochrome SoxX, with protein sequence MRTGRALVICLLVTLFFLGHSKLVSAVTITNGAINDPLSDQVGDPIRGRAIVLSRQTGLCILCHNGPFPEEQFQGNLAPELGASVSHYTAAQLRARLVNPAYFNPNTIMPAYYQTVGLTRVAPKYAGQTILSGQEIEDVIAFLETMKSQNTK
- a CDS encoding xanthine dehydrogenase family protein molybdopterin-binding subunit, with protein sequence MTINTTNPSRRSFIVGSAAIATGIAIGFDLDFMASANAAEGSGMTSMAPLSAPEIGVWVVVKPNDDVVVRVVRSEMGQGTITGLAQMVAEELQCDWKKVSYEYPSPSESLRRKQAWGSFSTGGSRGIRTSEQYVRKGGAAARMMLTQAAANQWGVPVSECAALNSVITHTPSGRKTTFGKVSVAASQLAVPTDIPLKDPKDWTLIGKPMNRIDGVADKVTGRQIYAIDLTMPGMLVANIRQSPVFGGKVKSYDAAKAMSMKGVRKVVPVGDSAVAVVADTFWQAKTAMDKVDIVWDSGSNTKVSSASIRKMFEEGLNADDTFKHNSNGDTKAAIASASKVIQATYSYPFLNHATLEPMNATAKWTPERCEAWVPTQDGEASLAAVIAASGLPAEKCEVYKVNIGGGFGRRGAFQDYAVQAVTIAKQMPGTPIKLIWTREEDMTQGRYHPATMAKLTAAIDDKKNVTALNIRISGQSILAAVRPFILEANQGKDPAVFQGYDPQGEHGFGYSFDNLNVDHAMRNTHVPPGFWRGVNVNQNAIYIETFMDELAEAVGMDAVQFRLKHMQKYPRNMAVLKAAADGIGWTKPAAPGVHRGIAQIKAYGSYVAAACELSVKNGNEVKIHRIVAATDPSYVVNPAQIERQVAGSFVYGLSALFEEEITIENGAVVQKNFDTFNSIRLGQMPKVETILIQGGGSEWGGVGEPTIAVAAPAVLNAIYRATGKRYRDVPLKNSGIKLV
- a CDS encoding thiosulfate oxidation carrier complex protein SoxZ; translated protein: MSKTSRTVITMPDKAKRGEIIEIRAIAQHDMETGFRYDQNGKRIPRDIIRSFTCSYGGVEVFKADFYPGVGANPMVIFSTIATESGTLQFEWTGDDGYEALNQAQITVT
- the soxA gene encoding sulfur oxidation c-type cytochrome SoxA; the encoded protein is MRIVQIIVCCIGITSTYLVTAEAQTSARQSGYQSMSAENQALQDDPSANPAVFWLMDGQTLWKDSAGPKQKSCASCHGDSGQSMKGVATHYPKVMSGKLQTLEGQINQCRAFNQGLPQFAYESKQLLALTAFVANQSKGLPIDVQKTANNQSDLKKGHDWFYQRMGQLNLSCAQCHEERAGLKLGGSIIPQAHPTGYPIYRIEWQSLGSLERRLRNCMSGVRAQPFEYGSTEMAQLELYLMWRARGMPLETPAVRP